In uncultured Desulfuromonas sp., the genomic stretch GGTGACCGCGAATTCCTCGTTGCGGTCAATGAAGATCGGTTCCAGCAGGTTGACTTCCTTGGCGACATAGGTTTCTACATCGGCAAGAAAAGCGGCATAAATTTCCTGATTGATCTTGAGATCAAAATCCTTGGTCAGTCCGACTCCGCTACCGAAGCGGCAGGGTCCTTCGAAAACGTAGTCATGGTGCATGGCTACAAAGACTGGTTTGACATTTAACTTTACATCTAACGTCCGTTCGATCGACATAACAACACTCCTTTTGTGTGATAGCTGGTCATCCAGCTGGCTTTGTCGTCCTTGGCCTGGTATATTACCGAATGCAACATTGAATTCAGTATTGAATTCAATGTTGCATTCGGAGTGTTCGAAGTCAAGAAATTTTCGAGCTATATGGGATAGGTCGGATCGGTAACAATCTGTTTCCGAGACGGAAAATCACCGCCAAGATGGCCTGTTCTTGCGGCTTACTGAAAATTATTATATAAACCGCAGGCAGCTGTTTTTTCTTTTATGCCATCGGCAGGAAGGAAAACTGGAGGCTGCAGACAAGGAGAAGTGAATGCAGGAAGACTCGCTAGAAGTTCAAACCTATCTCAAAATCAGGAACATGATGCTCAACTTCGAACTGATCCCCGGCCAGCGGTTGGTGATCAGCGAGTTAGCCGAGCAACTCGGGGTCAGTCGTACTCCGGTGAAGATTGCGGTGATCATGCTGTACAAGGAGGGGTACCTCGATTATTTGGCCCGCAAAAGTTATTATATGGTCCATCAACTCACCAAAGAGGAGCATGATCAGTTGCATGATTTCCGGCGCTTTCTGGAACTCGGTGCCGCAGAAAAGGCTATCATCAACATCACCCCGGAAAGCCTGCAGGAGATGGAGCACCGGGCTCAGGTCATCAGGGAGACTGCTGCGTCGGACGATCATCGCCTGCGCTTCACTCTGGAACTGAATTTTCATTCATTGATTCTTGAACTCAGTGAAAACCGGTATATCCTGGACACCTTCCGTGACACCTTTCAGCGGTTTTTTATGCGCCGCCACATCAGCCGTCACTACGGTGCTCGCTACGAAGAGTTTTTGAATGAGCACGATGCCATTGTCGAGGCTTTCCGCAGTGAAGATATCGTCCGGGTCCGCGAGGCCCTGCTTGAGCATATCAACAACGGCAAAGAGTTTATTGATTCCATCTATTTCTGATCTCCGGTTCCCGCCGCCAGATGCCCAAGGAAGAGCGCATGAAGAGCGCAGGGGACGTTGTTGATATTTTGACATTCTAAAAAGACCTTTTCTTCTGCCGTGGCACCGAAGACAGCATATGCAAATCAAAAGGAGACCAATCGGTCACCTCAGAGAAACAACAAAGCCCGCATCAAGTTTGATGCGGGCTTTGTTGTTTCTCTAACGAGCAATCATCTTCGTGGTCTGACTCAACTTGAAGCGAGACAACATGGTATGTAATTGATCGGCCTGCGACGAGAGCTGCTCGGCAGCGGCGGCACTCTCTTCGGCACTGACCGTATTGAGTTGCGTGACCTGATCAATCTGATCCAGCCCTTGTGAAATCTGGCTGACGCCGTCGGTCTGCTCGTTGGACGCCTGAGCGATTTCATCGGCCAAATCCGTGACCTTGGTGACACGCTGCATGATCTCGTTGAGAGCGTCGGCGGTTTCGGCGGCGATGTGGCTGCCGCTTTGCGCTTTACCCACGGAGTTTTTAATCATCTCGGTGGTTTCGTGAGCGGCCTTGGTGCAGCGGGCGGCGAGGTTGCGGACTTCTTCGGCGACCACGGCAAAGCCTTTGCCGTGCTGTCCGGCACGGGCCGCCTCAACGGCGGCATTGAGCGCCAGCAGATTGGTTTGGAAGGCGATCTCGTCAATGACTTTGATGATCTTGGAGATGTTGGCGCTGGATTCGTTGATGGCATCCATGGCGCTGATCATCTCGGCCATGCTGGTGTTGCCCTGTTCGGCAGCGGCTTTGGTTTCTCCGGCCAACACACTGGCCTGATGGGCGTTGTCGGCATTGTGACGAATCTGGGCACCGATCTCGGTCATGGAGGAGGCAATCTCTTCGAGAGAACTGGCCTGTTCGGTGGCCCCTTGTGACAAGGTCTGGCTGCTGGCGGCAACCTCGGAGCTGCCGGAGGAGATCTGGTCACTGGTGGAGTGGACCAGCTCAAGCACTTGAATCATGCTGGCATTGGTTTTGGCCAGCGGCTGTTTGATCAGGCCGTTGGCTTCAAAGGTGAAATCACCGGCGGCCAGTTTCTCGAATGCGGTGATCACTTCGTGTTGCAAGTTGTCGGCAAAGGCGTCCATGGCTGCGGCCATTTCCCCCAGTTCATCGTTGCGCTGCAGATTGATGCGGCTGTCGAGGTCGCCTTGCTCCAGTGCGGTGAGCATGGCAATCGCGTGCTGAATGGGGCGTGTTGTGGAGCGGGCCAGCAGGACGGCTACGCCGACAATGGCGATCAGGCACAGGCCGCCGAGAATGGAAACCAGCCATTTAAGGTGGGTGAGTTCGGCAAAGGCCTCGGCCACGTGAATCTCGGAGAGCAGCGCCCATGTTGTTGTGCCGATTTGCAACGGTGTATAGGCGGATAACACCGGTTGGCCGTTGTCGTCGGTGATGATTTGCGTGCCGGTGGCGCCAGAGAGGGCGAGACGGGTTGCTTCCGTGTCGACTTGCCCCAGCTGCGGATTGGCAAACGCCGCGCGCACGGAATGGTTTTGGGCGTCAAGATGGGAATCTGAGCGCATCAGTTTGTCTTTCCCCACCAGATACGATTCACCGGTTTCGCCGAGGCCGGAACGTTCGGTCATGATGGCATTGAGGGTGTCGATGGGAAACTGAAACATGGCCACACCGATTTTGGTGTCGCCGTCAAAGATGGGGCAGGCAATGAATCCGGCCGGGTCGTTATAGGATGGGAAATAGCGGGCATAATCAACCAGAACCACGTGGTCTTTGCGGGTAGAGGCATTGGCGCTTCGAAATGCTTCGCCGAAGTTGGTCTGGGCATAGGGTCCGTTGAGCAGCGAGGTGCTGTAGTCGAGTTCCTTGAACACGGAATAGACAATGTTTCCGGTCGCGGAATCGACCAGAAAGATGTCGTAATAGCCGAACCGCTGCAAAAAATTGCGAAATATCGGGTGGAACCGGCCATGCAGGGCACTGTAACGCGATTGATCGTCGGCTTGGTCGAGTTTCTCTTTGGCGCCGAGCGGGTTGCGGTTGGCGCGAATGTAGTGATATTGCAGAGCGATGGATTCATCGTCGAGCTTTGAGAAAAGCTGCGACACATCAGGAGCCGCGCCGTTGTTGCGCTTGCGGTATTCGGCGGCAAATTCCTGGCGGTAATAGCTGCCAAGCTGGTCGCGCATGGTGGTGATATCGTCGGCGGTGTAATGATTGTCGGCGATCATGTCGGCGGCGGCTTGTTTGAATTGCGCCATGGCTTCGACCACCATGCGGTCTTCGGCAAACGACAGCATCTGGTTGGTCACGGTTTCAAAGTAGCGCTGCACCGAAGCGCGCTTGGTGTCGCGAACGCTTTCCAGATGGTGAAAGGCGGATTCCGAGAACGAGGAGGAAGCGTTGTGCAGATAGACACCGGCGAGAATGGCAAACGGGACAAGCCCGGCAAGAAAAAAGGCGAGAAAAAGTTTGGTTCCGAATTTCATCTGAATCTCCATTGATTAAATATACGGCAACATTGCATGATCTCAGGGGGCTGCTGTGACCCGTGAGATAATTTAACTTTAATGGTATGCAGGCTGAATAATATAGATCAGTGGTCTAATCTCTGACAACAATTTAGTTAGAAATATGCGATATGGTAAATTTGTCGCGTTTCTCCGGGCTTGCGGGCGGTGTCGAAGTTCGGGGCTCGATCATTCACGGAGAACGTGACCAGAACGATAAGTTTTATGTCAAAAACCACAACATGTTGTGAATCCGCTTGACACACACCACAATCTCAGATAAAGGTAACCAAAAATATCCACATTGAAATGTGGACGTCATATTGGATCACGGTGCCCAACGGGAGTTTAAATATCTCCTGAGGCTTGATAGGGAAGAGGGGTGCAACTCCCCCGCGGACCCGCCGCTGTAAACGTGGACAACAGGCTCCATGCCACTGGTTTAACCGGGAAGGCGCCTGAAGGATGAAGCGTAAGCCAGAAGACCTGCCTGATCCCAACACTCAATGATTCCTCGTGGTAAAGGGAGAGTGACGCATGCATCCGGATTTTAAATACGCGAAGTCCGCAGGGAGCTTTGGCCCCTGCGGACTTTTGCGTTTCCGGTGCTGACTGTCTCCTGTGCCGCGGTTTAACCTGATGAAGGAGCAGTCGATGCCAGAGACCGAACACGCCCACCAGCTTGCCAGTGTCGTATTACCCACCAAAGTCGTGAAACGCGACGGCACCAGCGTGCCGTTTGACAGCGAACGGATTCGCTTTGCCATTGCCCGTGCCGGCAAAGTGACCGGTGAATTCGATGAGAGTGAAGCCGCTCTGCTTACCCAGCAGACCCTTAAGGTGTTGCGCCACCGTTTTCCCTCTCAGGCTCCCAAGGTTGAACAGATTCAGGATGTGGTCGAGCAGACGCTGATCTCCGCCAACCATTTCGCCACGCTACGTGCCTATGTGGTCTATCGTGAGCAGCATCAGAAGCTGCGTCAGGACCAGAAAACCGTGGTTGATGTGGCGTCGTCGATCAATGAATATCTCGATCAGTCGGACTGGCGGGTCAATGCCAACGCCAATCAGGGCTATTCGCTCGGCGGGCTGATCCTCAATATCTCCGGCAAAGTCACGGCCAACTACTGGCTCAACCACGTCTATGCCCCGGAACTGGGCGAGGCGCACCGTGACGGCAGTCTGCATGTTCACGATCTCGATATGCTGTCCGGCTACTGCGCCGGCTGGTCGTTGCGTATGCTGCTGCAGGAAGGCTTTAACGGCGTGCCCGATAAAGTCGAAGCGGCACCGCCGCGCCATCTGTCCAGCGTCATCGGTCAGATCGTCAACTTTCTCGGTACGTTGCAGAACGAATGGGCCGGAGCCCAGGCGTTCAGCTCGTTTGATACCTATCTGGCCGCGTTTGTGCGCAAGGACAACCTGAGTTACGACGAGGTCAAACAGCAGATGCAGGAGTTGATCTTCAACCTCAACGTGCCGTCGCGTTGGGGCACGCAGACCCCGTTTACCAACCTGACCTTTGACTGGACCTGCCCGGATGATCTGAAAACCCAGGTGCCGGTGATCGGTGGCGAGGAGATGCCGTTCACCTACGGTGAATTGCAGGACGAGATGGATCTGATCAACCGCGCCTACATTGAGGTGATGACCAATGGCGATGACAAGGGGCGGGTGTTCACCTTTCCCATCCCCACCTACAACATGACGCCGGATTTTCCGTGGGAGAGCGAAAACGCCGAGCGGCTGTTCAGCATGACCGCCAAGTACGGCCTGCCGTATTTCCAGAATTTCCTCAATTCGGAGCTGCAACCCAACATGGTGCGCTCCATGTGCTGCCGCTTACAGCTCGACTTGCGCGAACTGCTCAAACGCGGCAACGGTCTGTTCGGTTCCGCCGAGCAGACCGGTTCCATCGGTGTCGTCACCATCAACTGCGCCCGACTTGGCTATCAGTTTGCCGGAGATGAGGCCGGATTGCTCGCCCATCTTGACGAACTTCTTGAATTGGCGCGCACCAGCCTGGAAGTTAAACGCAAAACCATTCAGCGTCAGATGGATCAGGGCCTGTTCCCCTACACGCGACGGTATCTCGGCACCCTGCGCAACCATTTCTCCACCATCGGTGTCAATGGTCTTAACGAGATGATCCGCAATTTCACCGGCGATCAGGACAACATCACCAGCGAAGCGGGACAGGCGTTTGCCATCCGCTTCATGGATCATGTGCGGCAACGCATGGTGGAGTATCAGGAGCAGACGGGCCACATGTACAACCTCGAAGCCACCCCGGCGGAAGGCACCACCTACCGCTTTGCCCGCGAAGATAAAAAGCGCTTTCCGGATATGATCCAGGCCGGGACAACCGATGCACCGTTTTACACCAACTCATCACAATTGCCGGTGGGTTTCAGTGATGATCCGTTCGAAGCGCTGGAGCTGCAGGAAACCCTGCAACGCAAATACACCGGCGGCACCGTGTTTCACATGTACATGGGCGAGCCCATCGGCAGCCCCGAAGCCTGCCGTAAGCTGGTCAAACGGGTGCTGGAAAATTACCGCATCCCCTATTTGACCATTACGCCGACATTCTCCATCTGCCCGAAACACGGCTATCTGGCTGGAGAGCATCCGTTTTGTCCGTTGTGTGATGAGGAGTTGGAGAGCAGTCGAAAGACAGCTTGAATTGAAAGTGAGTTTTGTTGCTTATGGGAACTTTATCCGGGGGCGTGACATGGTACGCACGTGACGTGGGCTTCCGCGTCCACACGTCGGGTTCCTTTTGCGTCGTCAAAAGGAACCGAAAAACGACTCCCAAGGGGCTGTCATCAATCAGGCTTCACGAAGTTGTTGCAGATCTTTTTCACGTCAGCAGCGTTATCGGTCGTCGCCATAGAATCACTATGGCTCCTCCCTCTGCCTTGCTGACGCAAAAAATTTCAAGCAACAGCTCTCGTTCACCTGATCAATAACAACCCCAATGCGCCCTACGGGTTCCCTCGGTGCTAAGCTGGGGTGCAAAATAACCCACAGGCGTAGGGCGGGCACCGTCCCGCCCGTTAGATCGGTGCCACACCAGAGATAAAGAAAGACGAAAGAGCGTTATCACGGTTTTACGCCAAGGATGATGAGTCGCACGATTCGTCGACCTAAAGGGCGGCGAGCCGGATAAGCAAAGCATCACGGAAATCGACTCAGTGTCGGTGAATCCAGGTTCAGGAGAAGTTCAGCCGGTTTTTGCATCCTTTTGAGCGGCAAGTCAAAAGGATGTCGCCTGCCGGGGCGAAACCCGGCGACTTTGACCGGAACGTGAGCACAGTCAATTTTGTCATCGAAAAGAGCATCTGTAGGAGCGAATTTATTCGCGAATGATTCTGGTTATTGATCCTTATCATAGGGGGGAATTCGCGGCTGAAGCCGCTCCTACAAGAGACAATTTCAATGATGCTGAAGTACTAGACCTTAACCAAACAACGAAAAAAAAGGAGCCAAACCATGAAAGAAAACCAAAATCAGATTGATGACAGCCAACGCCAACCCTGCGAAGTCTGGACCCGCGTCATGGGCTACCATCGTCCCGTCAGTTCCTTCAACTCCGGTAAAAAATCGGAACACCACCAACGCTGCTTCTTCAACGAAGAACGCACCCGTTGAGTTCCGCTTTACAGGTGGGCGGCCTGACCCGCTGCACCACCATCGATTTCCCCGGTGAACTGGCGGCAGTGGTCTATTGCCAGGGTTGTCCCTGGCAATGCCACTACTGCCACAATGCCGCACTGATCCCGGACCAGGGCCAACAACAGCTCGATTGGCAACAGGTGGTGGCGTTTATTCACCAACGTCGCGGATTGCTCGACGGCATCGTGTTCAGTGGCGGTGAACCCACCGCGCAAACAGCGCTGCTTGATGCCATGCGCACCGTCAAAGAGCTGGGCATGAAAGTGGCCCTGCACACCAATGGTGCGTATCCCGACCGCCTGCGGGCTCTGTTGCCGCTGTGCAACTGGGTGGGCATGGATCTGAAAGCACCGTTTGACGACTACGAAACGATCACCAAATGTCCCGCCAGTGGAGAACAGGCACGGCAAAGCGCGGAGCTGTTGCGCGCCAGCGGTGTCGCTCACCAGTTTCGTACGACCGTGGCTCCGCTTTTGAAGCGCAACGGTCGTATTGAAGCCATGCAGCAGATGGTGAAAAGCTGGGGGGAAGAGCTGGTGCTGCAACAGCAACGCTAAGGGCGTGCTTCCAACTGAAAACGCCTCCTTCATTTACTTCCCGGCTTTTGGCAAGACAACGAAGACCTTGACAGGAACGTAAGCCATGAACCTTTGCGTCAACATCCCATGACCCCGCCCGCCACGTTTTTCAGATCGATACCGATTGAGGTGCCGCTGAAAATGATCCTGACCCGCCTCGGCTACAGCAGCCGAAAAACGGTCCTGACTGCCAGTCAACGCGACACGCTGGAACAAACCATTGGCGACAGTTTTGCGTTGTGTGAGGCGCAAGGGTGCTGGCGACGTGTGGCAATTGTAGAAAAAAATGAAGACGAGGTGGTACTGGCCGAGGGTCAGGTGCTGAAAAGCCGCTCGCTGGCCAAGTTGCTCAGCCACAGCAACGCCGTAGTGCTGATGGCGACCACCGTCGGTCCGGCCATTGTCGAGGCGGCTGCAGACGCCGTTGCTCGCGGCGACGGTGCCACCGCGGTAATCCTTGATGCGGTGGGTGGGCAGAGCGCCGATGCGGCCATGAACTGGATTAACGAATTTGTCCGCGGTCAGCTAAGCCGTAGCGCAGAGCGGCTCACGGGCCAGAGGTTCTCGCCGGGATACGGTGATTTCAGCCTCGACAATCAGAAACTGTTTTTCGATCTGCTCGAACTGGAGCGTCTCGGTTTGACCCTGACGTCGCGCGCCATGCTGGTTCCGGAAAAATCGGTCACTGCCGTGGCGGGCATCGAACCGGCATTGTCCATGGAAACCACGCCATGAACCGTCTTGAATTCGCGCGCCTTGTCAGGCAACGGCCGTTAATAATCGCCGCCGATGCGCTCTGCGCCGAAGAGGGCAAACCGTGCCCGGTAACCGCTCTGCTGCAAGAGTTTGCATCGGTTGCCGCCGCGCTGCGCAGCGACCGAGAGGCCGGTTGTGCTCTGGTGTGCTGCCCGTCAGCGGCAGCTAACCGTTTTCGGCTGGCGGACGCTGGTCAAGGCGATGAAACCGGTGCCATCAACCGGGAACTGATGCGCCGCTGCCGCGAGAGTGTGGGTGACCTGCCGGTTTTCGCCACTTGCGGGCCAACCGGCCAACGCATTGAGCCGTTTGGCCCGCTTGATTTTGATGATGCCGTGGCCTGTTATGCGGAACAGGCCACGGCACTGGTCGAAGGCGGAGCGGAAGGGTTTTTCCTTACCGGTATGGGTGAGATTCAGGAAGCCCGTGCCGCGCTGATCGCGTTGCGCGAAGGTGGCGATGACCTGGCAGTGCTTGTTGAGATTGTCATCGACGGCGGCGGGTGTATGACAAGCGGCACCGATCCGCTTACCGCCCTGGTGACGCTGCAGTCGTTGGGGGCCGACGCTGTCGGCTTTCGTGGCACTGACAGCGCCGTTGACCTGGAGGCGATCATCGCCCGCGTCAAGCCTTCGGCCACGGTGCCGCTCTATGCACGCCCCGCAACCCCGGATGACGCGGAACAGTACGCGACCACAGGGGCGGCCTGTGTTCAGGCCGGAGCCAACCTGATCGGTGTCGATCCCGGTGCCACCTCCGGGCATGTGGCGGCGCTGGCCCACCGGTTGCGCGAGCTTGCGCCGCCGATGGTGGTGACAAGCGCTGTTAGCGCCGTGTCGTCGAGCCGTGGGACGGCCTTTCTCGGCCCGGATCATCCGTTTGCCGTGGTCGGCGAACGGATCAATCCCACCGGCAAAAAGGCATTACAACAAAGTTTGCGCGACGGCAGCCTTGATCTGGTGCGGCAGTTTGCCGTTGAGCAGGAGCAGCGGCACGCCACGGTGCTCGATGTCAACATGGGGCTGTCCGGTATTGACGAAATGGCGATGATGCTCAACGCGGTGGGGGTGCTCTCGCAACTGACGCCGCTGCCGCTGTGCATCGACACCACCCGACCGGAGGTGGTTGAAGCGGCTCTGCGGCGATATCCGGGGCGGGCGCTGGTCAATTCCGTGTCCGGCGAGCGTGAGCGGATCGAAAAGACCCTGCCGGTCGCGGCCAAGTATGGCGCCATGTTCATTGTTTTGCCGTTGACCGACGCCGGTATCCCGCCGACGGTAAAAGAGCGGATCGCCGTGATTGACACGGTGATGACGGCGGCGGCGCGCTATGGCTGCACGGTGGACGATATCGCGGTGGACGGCCTGGTCATGACCATCAGTTCCAATCCCGAAGCCGCCCGCCAGACCCTGGATCTCATCTCATGGTGTTCCGAAACGCTGCAGGCCAATACCATTGTCGGTTTGTCCAACGTCTCCTTCGGCATGCCCGAGCGGCCATGGATCAACGGCGCGTTTCTCGGCATGGCCATGGGCCGGGGTCTGACCATGGCCATTGCCAACCCGGCGTCGGATCGCATTATGGCCACGGTACAGGCCTATAACGCCCTGTGCGGCCATGACCTCGGCATGCTGCTGCGTCGCGGAGCCTTTAGCGGAGGGCCGTCATGACAAAAGAAGCGTTTAGACAACGGCTGCGCGACACGGTGCTGGTGCTGGACGGTGCCACCGGCACGGAGTTGGCCCTGCGCGGTATGCCCGCCGGGGTGTCTCCTGAAGCCTGGGTGCTCGACCATCCGGATGTGATGCAGGAAATTCAGCAGGCCTATGTGGCCGCCGGCAGCGATGCAGTGTATTCCTGCACCTTTGGCGGCAACCGTTTCAAACTGCAGGAGTTCGGCCTTGAGGCACGAACGGCCGAGATCAACACCGCCCTGGCGCGCATTTCGCGGCAGGCCGTGGGCGATCGGGCACTGGTCTTTGGCGACCTGGCTCCGACCGGCCTGTTTGTTGAGCCGTTCGGCGATCTCCCCTTTGACGCCGCCGTTGCCGCCTATGCCGAACAGGCGCGGGCGCTGGTGGCCGGCGGTGTTGACGGCTTTGTCATCGAAACCATGATGGATCTGCAAGAGGCGCGCGCCGCGCTGATTGGCGTGCGGGAAACCTGCGATTTGCCGGTGATGGTCAGCATGACCTTTGGCACCGACGGTCGTACCCTTAACGGCAGCGATCCGCTGTCAGCGCTGATTACCCTGCAATCCCTTGGTGCCGATGCTGTCGGCTGCAACTGTTCCACCGGGCCGCAGGACATGGCCAAGGTGATCGCCACCATGAAACCCTATGCCACCGTGCCGCTGCTGGCCAAACCCAATGCCGGTATGCCGCGTCTGGTCAACGGTGTCACCACCTTTGACATGGCGGCAAAGGAATTTGGCGGCCACATGCCGCGTCTCGTTGAAGCGGGCGCGGCGATACTCGGCGGCTGTTGCGGCACCAATCCCGATTACATTCAAGCCCTCAAACACAGCACTGCGGACCTGACGCCGCTGGCAATAGTTCCGCAGCGATACACGGCTGTCTCTTCGTACCGGGAAACGGTGTGTTTCGGCAACGATCTGCCCCTGACCGTGTTCGGTGGCAAAATCAACCCGTCCGGCAATCCGACCCTGACGCAGCGGCTGCGCAACGCCGACATGGCGTGGGTACGCAAAATGGCCCAGGAACAGGCGCGCCACGGAGCGGCGATCATCGATATCAATGTCCATGCGGCGGGTGTCGATGAAGCCGCGATTCTGCGGGCGGCGGTGCTGTCGGCAACGAAAGGGTGCGGCAAACCGGTGGCCGTGGATACCGTCGATGTTGACGCGGCAGCGCAGGCTCTGCGGGTGTTTCCGGGGCGTGGCATCGTCAACAGCGTCTGCGCCAAACAAGACGCCATGGAAGCGATGTGCGCGGTTGCCGCACGCTATGGCGCCGTGATCGTCTGCATGCCGGTGGATGACTCCGGCGGGGGCGGCACCGGCGGCGGAACGGCTGAGGCCATTGCCCGCATCGAAAAAATTATCGCCTGCGCCGAGCACTACGGCATTGCCCGCCACGATTGCCTGGTGGACTGCCTGGTGTTTACCGCGGCGGCCGGTCCGGCCGCCCATCGGCGCAGTCTGGAACTGATCGACTGGTGCGCCCGGCGCGGGGTGAACTCTCTGGCGGGCATCTCCAACCTCAGCTACGCTCTGCAGACGCCCCAATGGTTTGATGGCACGTTTCTCAGTATGGCGGCCGGTCGCGGCCTGACCGCAGCCTTTATCGATACGGCCTGCGATGCCACGGTCAACAGCGTCTACGCCCTCGATGCGTTGGCCGGACGGGATGCGCGTATGGCACGTTATATCGCCCGTTTCAGTTCCCAAGGCGGCGCTGGCGCGGCGGTAAAAACGACCACCCGTACGGCTGCGGAACGGGTGTTTGACGCCGTGGTCAGCGGCGATGAAGAGGGGATGGAGCAGGCGATTCATCAGGCTCTTGACGTCGGCGAGTTACCCCGCACTCTGGTGGACGACCGGCTGATCCCGGCCATCAATCTGGTGGGCGACAAATTCGACCGCAAGGAATATTTTCTGCCCCAGCTGATCACCTGCGCCGACACCATGCGCAAAGGCTTCAGCGTGCTGCAGCCGTTTCTCGATGCCGCCAGTGAAGCGCCGGGGCGTAAAGGCGCCAAGGTGGTGCTGGCTACGGTGCAGGGCGATATCCACGATATCGGTAAAAACATCGTCGCCCTGATGCTCAATAATTACAATTTCGACGTCATTGACCTGGGCAAGGATGTGGCGGCCGAAGACATCATCCGTGCCGCGAAACACCATGGCGCCGATATCATCGCTTTGTCTGCGTTGATGACCACGACCATGGTGGAGATGAAAAAAGTGATCGATCTGGCTCGCCGCGAAGGGCTGGAGCGGGTGCGTTTCATGGTCGGCGGGGCTGTCGTCGACCAGCATTATGCCGATGAAATCGGTGCCAGCGGTTACGCCGGTGATGCCATCGGCGCTGTGCGCCTGGCCCAGCAGTTCAGTGAAAACGTGCCACCCGTTGACTCCTCAGCAAAGGACGACAGTCATGCACAGGACACTTAAAAATCACACCGCAATCACGCTGTTGGTCAAAAAACTGGCCGATGGTCGCCCGCTCGACCCGGCTGACATCCGTTTCCAGTGCAAGTCGGTGATTTATACCTGCTTCGAGATGGGCATTGAACCGTTTCAGCTGCCGATCGCCGATCATTATGCCGGGAGTCTGTCCGGTGCACAAAAGCGGCTTTTTTGGCAGCGCTATCTGGCGATGCAACTCGATGGCACAACCCGCCGGGAAATTGTCCCGCACGTTGACGACGCACCGAATTGGTCGATGTTATTGCGTCTGGTTGATGACATCGTCGCCCGACAAAACGTCTGAAACAGCAATTATCTACTGGAATTTTATGACGAATCCTGTTATTGCTTTTGGCCTGGATTCGTGAGGGACGCAGACTCGCCGTTGTGACACTTAAGGTGCGCGGCACATATTTATTCCTGATGACTGTGCTCTTGCTCCGTTCATCTTTTGATTCAGGTTTGACCCCATTGGGGAACATCGGCGGGCAAAAGGACCGCAGCTCCCTTGGAAAATAATAAATATCGGATCACGGTGCCCGCCAGGGTGAAAAGGGAAGAGGGGTGACGCTCACAGAGCCATTCCCCCGCGGACCCGCCGCTGTAAGCGAGGACAAAGGGCAACCACGTCACTGATCGCCAGGATCGGGAAGACTGCCCGGAGGATGAATCGCGAGCCAGAAGACCTGCCTGATCCAGACACTCGAAAAAGCCCGAGGGTAAAGGGCGAGTGATGATACGAACCGACTTTGAATACGGAAAGTCCGTTTGCGCTTTGGCGCAAGCGGACTTTTTTTATGGCTGTTTGTTGACTCCCGACGCCGTGAGGTTCGGTGCGGGAGACTGGTTTAGGCAATTTCGTAGCAAAACCGGGACTG encodes the following:
- a CDS encoding ribonucleoside triphosphate reductase, yielding MPETEHAHQLASVVLPTKVVKRDGTSVPFDSERIRFAIARAGKVTGEFDESEAALLTQQTLKVLRHRFPSQAPKVEQIQDVVEQTLISANHFATLRAYVVYREQHQKLRQDQKTVVDVASSINEYLDQSDWRVNANANQGYSLGGLILNISGKVTANYWLNHVYAPELGEAHRDGSLHVHDLDMLSGYCAGWSLRMLLQEGFNGVPDKVEAAPPRHLSSVIGQIVNFLGTLQNEWAGAQAFSSFDTYLAAFVRKDNLSYDEVKQQMQELIFNLNVPSRWGTQTPFTNLTFDWTCPDDLKTQVPVIGGEEMPFTYGELQDEMDLINRAYIEVMTNGDDKGRVFTFPIPTYNMTPDFPWESENAERLFSMTAKYGLPYFQNFLNSELQPNMVRSMCCRLQLDLRELLKRGNGLFGSAEQTGSIGVVTINCARLGYQFAGDEAGLLAHLDELLELARTSLEVKRKTIQRQMDQGLFPYTRRYLGTLRNHFSTIGVNGLNEMIRNFTGDQDNITSEAGQAFAIRFMDHVRQRMVEYQEQTGHMYNLEATPAEGTTYRFAREDKKRFPDMIQAGTTDAPFYTNSSQLPVGFSDDPFEALELQETLQRKYTGGTVFHMYMGEPIGSPEACRKLVKRVLENYRIPYLTITPTFSICPKHGYLAGEHPFCPLCDEELESSRKTA
- a CDS encoding GntR family transcriptional regulator: MQEDSLEVQTYLKIRNMMLNFELIPGQRLVISELAEQLGVSRTPVKIAVIMLYKEGYLDYLARKSYYMVHQLTKEEHDQLHDFRRFLELGAAEKAIINITPESLQEMEHRAQVIRETAASDDHRLRFTLELNFHSLILELSENRYILDTFRDTFQRFFMRRHISRHYGARYEEFLNEHDAIVEAFRSEDIVRVREALLEHINNGKEFIDSIYF
- a CDS encoding anaerobic ribonucleoside-triphosphate reductase activating protein produces the protein MSSALQVGGLTRCTTIDFPGELAAVVYCQGCPWQCHYCHNAALIPDQGQQQLDWQQVVAFIHQRRGLLDGIVFSGGEPTAQTALLDAMRTVKELGMKVALHTNGAYPDRLRALLPLCNWVGMDLKAPFDDYETITKCPASGEQARQSAELLRASGVAHQFRTTVAPLLKRNGRIEAMQQMVKSWGEELVLQQQR
- a CDS encoding methyl-accepting chemotaxis protein → MKFGTKLFLAFFLAGLVPFAILAGVYLHNASSSFSESAFHHLESVRDTKRASVQRYFETVTNQMLSFAEDRMVVEAMAQFKQAAADMIADNHYTADDITTMRDQLGSYYRQEFAAEYRKRNNGAAPDVSQLFSKLDDESIALQYHYIRANRNPLGAKEKLDQADDQSRYSALHGRFHPIFRNFLQRFGYYDIFLVDSATGNIVYSVFKELDYSTSLLNGPYAQTNFGEAFRSANASTRKDHVVLVDYARYFPSYNDPAGFIACPIFDGDTKIGVAMFQFPIDTLNAIMTERSGLGETGESYLVGKDKLMRSDSHLDAQNHSVRAAFANPQLGQVDTEATRLALSGATGTQIITDDNGQPVLSAYTPLQIGTTTWALLSEIHVAEAFAELTHLKWLVSILGGLCLIAIVGVAVLLARSTTRPIQHAIAMLTALEQGDLDSRINLQRNDELGEMAAAMDAFADNLQHEVITAFEKLAAGDFTFEANGLIKQPLAKTNASMIQVLELVHSTSDQISSGSSEVAASSQTLSQGATEQASSLEEIASSMTEIGAQIRHNADNAHQASVLAGETKAAAEQGNTSMAEMISAMDAINESSANISKIIKVIDEIAFQTNLLALNAAVEAARAGQHGKGFAVVAEEVRNLAARCTKAAHETTEMIKNSVGKAQSGSHIAAETADALNEIMQRVTKVTDLADEIAQASNEQTDGVSQISQGLDQIDQVTQLNTVSAEESAAAAEQLSSQADQLHTMLSRFKLSQTTKMIAR
- the nrdD gene encoding anaerobic ribonucleoside-triphosphate reductase, with the protein product MKENQNQIDDSQRQPCEVWTRVMGYHRPVSSFNSGKKSEHHQRCFFNEERTR